GGCGATCCTGACGCGCCAACTGGCGAGCCTGCTCGTCGCCGGGCTGCCGCTCGACGAGGCGCTCGCCGTGCTGACCGAGCAGGCGGAGCGCGACTACATTCGCGAGCTGATGGCGGCGATCCGCGCCGAAGTGCTCGGCGGCCATTCGCTCGCGAACGCGCTCACCCAGCATCCGCGCGACTTCCCGGAGATCTACCGCGCGCTCGTCGCGGCGGGCGAGCACACCGGTAAGCTCGGCATCGTGCTGTCGCGGCTCGCCGATTACATCGAGGAGCGCAACGCGCTCAAGCAGAAGATCCTGCTCGCGTTCACGTATCCGGCGATCGTCACGGTGATCGCGCTAGGCATCGTCACGTTCCTGCTGAGCTACGTGGTGCCGCAGGTCGTCAACGTGTTCGCGAGCACGAAACAGCAGTTGCCGCTGCTTACGATCGTGATGATGGCGCTGTCCGATTTCGTCAGGCACTGGTGGTGGGCGATCCTGATCGGGATCGCGGCCGTCGTCTACCTGGTGAAGGCGACGCTGTCGCGCGACGGCCCGCGCCTCGCGTTCGATCGCTGGCTGCTGACCGCCCCGCTCGCGGGCAAGCTCGTGCGCGGCTACAACACGGTGCGCTTCGCGAGCACGCTCGGCATCCTGAGCGCGGCGGGCGTGCCGATCCTGCGCGCGCTGCAGGCGGCGGGCGAGACGCTGTCGAACCGCGCGATGCGCGGCAACATCGAGGACGCGATCGTGCGCGTGCGCGAGGGCTCGGCGCTGTCGCGCGCGCTGAACAACGTGAAGACGTTTCCGCCCGTGCTCGTGCACCTGATCCGTTCGGGCGAGGCCACGGGCGACGTGACGACGATGCTCGATCGCGCGGCCGAGGGCGAATCGCGCGAGCTCGAGCGGCGCACGATGTTTCTCACGAGCCTGCTCGAGCCGCTGCTGATTCTCGCGATGGGCGGCATCGTGCTCGTGATCGTGCTCGCGGTGATGCTGCCGATCATCGAGCTCAACAACATGGTGCAGTGACGGAAGGCAAGATGTGCGCGGCCTGCGGCGGCGGGCCGCACCGAAACGAAGCGGCGCGGCGCGCCGCGCGTTCGGCTTCAGCGGACGTAGATCGCGGGCGACGGCGTGTTGGTGGGCAGGAAGATCTCGGAGCGCGCGCCGTTGCGCTCGACGACGATCGAGCGGTCGCGCACTTCGGCGAGCTTCGCGCCTTGCGCGATCTCGCTGCCGAGCGACACGGCGCGCGGGGCGTCGCCGCCGATGCCGACGATCGCCGCCGCGCCGCGCTGCAGCGCGAGGATGCCGAACAGATGGATGTCCTGCACCGGATTGCGGGTGAGCTGGCCGCCGAACAGCGCTGCGGCGTCCTCCGTGCGCACCGGCGTGCGGGCGGCGGCGGCGGGTAGCGGAGCCTGATGCGCGGAGAGCGTGACGACCCAATAGGTGGCCGTCGCGCAGAGCACCGCGAAAAGGGCGAGGGAAAGGAGCCGGATCGATAGCGCGTTCATGCGCGCTATTGTACGGATGAATGTGAAATTTGCGTTGAGTGGAAGCCCGGAGCAAGTCGCGCCTTACAATGCGGCTTCACGCAGCGCACGCCGCGCGGCTTGCGCCGCGCGCGTCATTCACTCACCGCTCATTTTTTTGAAGAAGAGGTAGTCACTCATGCAAACGTGGATCACTCGACGCTCTCAGGCAGCACGCCGTCAACGCGGCTTCACGCTGATCGAGATCATGGTCGTGGTGGCGATTCTCGGCATTCTCGCGGCGCTCATCGTGCCGAAGATCATGAGCCGTCCCGATGAGGCACGCCGGATCGCGGCGAAGCAGGACATCGGCACGATCATGCAGGCGCTCAAGCTGTACCGCCTCGACAACGGCCGCTATCCGACCCAGGATCAGGGCCTGAACGCGTTGATCCAGAAGCCGACCACCGATCCGATCCCGAACAACTGGAAGGACGGCGGCTATCTGGAGCGTCTGCCGAACGATCCGTGGGGCAATTCGTACAAGTACCTGAACCCGGGCGTGCACGGCGAGATCGACGTGTTCAGCTACGGCGCCGACGGCAAGGAAGGCGGCGAAAGCAACGATTCCGACATCGGCTCGTGGCAGTGAGCCGCTGACGCCACGCTCACGCGCGACGCACGCACTTTTCTCGATGTACGCACGACCCGGTATGAATTTCGTTTGCGGCACGCGGCGTCACGCGGGAGTTTTCCGCGGCCCGGCCACGGAGGCCCGCTTCGGGACTTCCGCAGCCGCTTTGTCCGCTCGCCCGACGGGAACCGCCCGCGCGCGTCGCGCGCGCGGCTTCACGCTGCTCGAAATGCTCGTCGTGCTCGTGATCGCGGGCATCCTGGTGTCGGTCGCGTCGCTTACGCTCAGGCGCAACCCGCGCACCGACCTGCGCGAGGAGGCGCAGCGCGTCGCGCTGCTGTTCGAGACGGCGGGCGACGAGGCGCAGGTGCGCGCGCGGCCGATCGCGTGGCGCACCACCGATCATGGTTTTCGCTTCGACATCCGCACGAGTGACGGCTGGCGTCCGTTGCGCGACGACGTGCTGCGCGCGCGCGACTGGGACGGCGGCGTGACGGGCGCCGCGATCGACTATCCCGGCTCGGACACGCATACGGACGCGGTCGTGTTCGGCACCGAAAGCATCGACGTGCCGGTGCGCGTCACGCTGTATTCGGCGGTCGGCAGCGCGACGATCGTCGGCACCGGCAACGGCCGCTACGAGGTGCGGTGACGATGCGCCCGCCCGCCCTGCTCCGCTTGCCCGCGCGTTCGCGCGGCTTCACGATGATCGAGGTGCTCGTCGCGCTCGCGATCATCGCGATCGCGCTCGCGGCGTCGATCCGCGCGGTCGGCTCGATGGCGACGAGCGCATCCGATCTGCATGCGCGCCTGCTCGCCGGCTGGAGCGCGGACAACGCGCTCGCGCAACTGCGGCTTGCGCACGCGTGGCCCGACATCGGCACGCAGACGTTCGACTGCTCGCAGGGCAACGTCGCGCTCACCTGCACGCAGCGCGTGAGGTCGACGCCGAATCCGGTGTTCAGGCGCGTCGAGATCGCGGTGTCGATGAACGGCCGCGCCGGCGTGCTCGCGCAGATGGTTACGGTGGTCGCGAATGAAACCAGCCGTCCGCTCTGAGCGCCGCGCGCCCGGCAGAAAGCGCACCCGGCAGGCGCGCCGCGTCTTCCGGCGAAACGCGCGCCGCGGCGAGCGCGGCTTCACGCTGATCGAGATGATGATCGCGATCACGATTCTCGCGGTGATCGCGATCCTGTCGTGGCGGGGGCTCGACCAGATCATCCGCGGCCGCGAGAAGGTGGCGGCCGCGATGGAGGACGAGCGCGTGTTCGAGCAGATGTTCGACCAGATGCGCATCGACGCGCGGCGCGCCGCGACCGACGACGAAGCGGGCCAGCCCGCGGTGCGCGTCGCGGGCGACACGTTGCAGATCGTGCGCGAGTTCGACGCGCCGGGCGCGGCGCCGCGGCTGCAGGTCGTGCGCTACCGGATCTCGAACGGGCGCGTCGTGCGTTACGCGTCGCCGCCGATCGCCGACGTCAACGCGTTGCGCGACGCGCTGCATGGCGGCGACACCGAAGGCTGGAGCCAGGTGCCGCTGATGCGCGGCGTCGGCATGATCAACGCGCGGCTGTACGTGCCGAAGGTCGGCTGGACGACCAGCATGCCGGACGCCGACAACGCGCTCGAGCAGAACAACAATGCGCTCAAGGTGCCGATGCTCGGCAACGCGCCGCCGCCGCGCGCGGTGACCGGGCTCGAGGTCAGCATCGGCGCGACGTCGCTGCGCGTGCCGATCACGCGCATATTTCTCGTCGGGGAGTGATATGCGCGCTTCCGCCCTCCTCGTTCGCCTCGCTTCGCTTCGCCGCCGGCGCGTGCCGCACGATCAGCATGCGCCGGGCGCGGCGCGTTCGGCGTCGGCGCGTTTGCCGTGCGCGCCGCGCAGCAGCGGCAGCGCCGCCGCCGATTTCCGCGCGGGCCCGCTCGCGCGCCGGCCGCGAGCGCCCGCGCATCGCGAGCGGGGCGTCGCGATCATCAGCGCGCTGCTCGTCGTCGCGCTGTCGGCGATCCTCGTCGCCGGGATGCTCTGGCGCCAGCAGGTGCAGGTGCGCCGGATCGAGAACCAGCGGCTGCTCGCGCAGGCGCAGTGGATTGCGCGCGGCGCGCTCGACTGGACGCGGATGGTGCTGCGCTCCGAAGGCGATACGGCGCCGGGCATCACCTATCTCGGCGGGATCTGGGCGGTGCCGATCGCGAAGACGAAGCTGTCCGACTTTCTCGGCCGCATCGGTGCGGCCGACGCGGCCGAAGGCGCGGATACCTATCTGTCCGGCTCGATCGAGGACGCGCAGGCGAAGTTCAATCTGCGCGATCTCGTGTCGTCGCCCGCGCCGGGCGCGCTGCAATTGAACGCCGCGCAGGTGCAGACGTTTCAGCGGCTGCTCGCGACGCTCGGGCTCGACCAGCAACTCGCGAAGATCGTCGCGCGACGCGTGCGCGCGGGGCTCAGGCAGTCGGCGACGCGTTTCCAGGCGGCCCAGCTGCCGGGCGTCGCGAGCGGCGTGCCCGTTCCGCTGCCGGACGGCGGCACCGAGAGCGGCGGCAATTTCACCGACGAGCCGGGCATCGCGGGCGGCGAAGGCCGTGGGCCCGCGCCGCTGATGATGACGAGCGTCGATTCGCTGCTCGACGTCGAGGGTTTCACGCCGGAGATGGTCGAGCGGCTGCGCCCGTTCGTCACCGTGCTGCCGACGGTGACGCCCGTCAATCTGAACACCGCGCCCGCCGAGGTGATCGCGGCGCTCGTGCCGGGGATGTCCGTTTCGTCCGCGCAGGCGCTCGTGTCGCGGCGCGAGACCGTGTTTTTTCGCAACGTCGGCGACGTGACGCTCGCGCTGCGCGGCGCCGGCGCGCCGAACGTGAACCTCGATTCGAGCCAGATCGACGTCACTTCCAGCTATTTCATCGTGCATGGCCGGATCGAGCACGACCGGGCAGTCGTGGATCGCACGTCGCTCGTGTATCGTGATCCGACCACGCACACGACGCGCATCGTGCGCATTCGCGATC
Above is a window of Burkholderia thailandensis E264 DNA encoding:
- a CDS encoding PulJ/GspJ family protein, translated to MKPAVRSERRAPGRKRTRQARRVFRRNARRGERGFTLIEMMIAITILAVIAILSWRGLDQIIRGREKVAAAMEDERVFEQMFDQMRIDARRAATDDEAGQPAVRVAGDTLQIVREFDAPGAAPRLQVVRYRISNGRVVRYASPPIADVNALRDALHGGDTEGWSQVPLMRGVGMINARLYVPKVGWTTSMPDADNALEQNNNALKVPMLGNAPPPRAVTGLEVSIGATSLRVPITRIFLVGE
- the gspK gene encoding type II secretion system minor pseudopilin GspK, giving the protein MRASALLVRLASLRRRRVPHDQHAPGAARSASARLPCAPRSSGSAAADFRAGPLARRPRAPAHRERGVAIISALLVVALSAILVAGMLWRQQVQVRRIENQRLLAQAQWIARGALDWTRMVLRSEGDTAPGITYLGGIWAVPIAKTKLSDFLGRIGAADAAEGADTYLSGSIEDAQAKFNLRDLVSSPAPGALQLNAAQVQTFQRLLATLGLDQQLAKIVARRVRAGLRQSATRFQAAQLPGVASGVPVPLPDGGTESGGNFTDEPGIAGGEGRGPAPLMMTSVDSLLDVEGFTPEMVERLRPFVTVLPTVTPVNLNTAPAEVIAALVPGMSVSSAQALVSRRETVFFRNVGDVTLALRGAGAPNVNLDSSQIDVTSSYFIVHGRIEHDRAVVDRTSLVYRDPTTHTTRIVRIRDQL
- a CDS encoding GspH/FimT family pseudopilin, with translation MYARPGMNFVCGTRRHAGVFRGPATEARFGTSAAALSARPTGTARARRARGFTLLEMLVVLVIAGILVSVASLTLRRNPRTDLREEAQRVALLFETAGDEAQVRARPIAWRTTDHGFRFDIRTSDGWRPLRDDVLRARDWDGGVTGAAIDYPGSDTHTDAVVFGTESIDVPVRVTLYSAVGSATIVGTGNGRYEVR
- a CDS encoding general secretion pathway protein GspC — its product is MNALSIRLLSLALFAVLCATATYWVVTLSAHQAPLPAAAARTPVRTEDAAALFGGQLTRNPVQDIHLFGILALQRGAAAIVGIGGDAPRAVSLGSEIAQGAKLAEVRDRSIVVERNGARSEIFLPTNTPSPAIYVR
- the gspI gene encoding type II secretion system minor pseudopilin GspI, which encodes MTMRPPALLRLPARSRGFTMIEVLVALAIIAIALAASIRAVGSMATSASDLHARLLAGWSADNALAQLRLAHAWPDIGTQTFDCSQGNVALTCTQRVRSTPNPVFRRVEIAVSMNGRAGVLAQMVTVVANETSRPL
- the gspF gene encoding type II secretion system inner membrane protein GspF → MPAFRFEAIDASGRAQKGVIEADSARNARGQLRTQGLTPLVVEPAASAQRGARSQRLALGRKLSQREQAILTRQLASLLVAGLPLDEALAVLTEQAERDYIRELMAAIRAEVLGGHSLANALTQHPRDFPEIYRALVAAGEHTGKLGIVLSRLADYIEERNALKQKILLAFTYPAIVTVIALGIVTFLLSYVVPQVVNVFASTKQQLPLLTIVMMALSDFVRHWWWAILIGIAAVVYLVKATLSRDGPRLAFDRWLLTAPLAGKLVRGYNTVRFASTLGILSAAGVPILRALQAAGETLSNRAMRGNIEDAIVRVREGSALSRALNNVKTFPPVLVHLIRSGEATGDVTTMLDRAAEGESRELERRTMFLTSLLEPLLILAMGGIVLVIVLAVMLPIIELNNMVQ
- the gspG gene encoding type II secretion system major pseudopilin GspG; translated protein: MQTWITRRSQAARRQRGFTLIEIMVVVAILGILAALIVPKIMSRPDEARRIAAKQDIGTIMQALKLYRLDNGRYPTQDQGLNALIQKPTTDPIPNNWKDGGYLERLPNDPWGNSYKYLNPGVHGEIDVFSYGADGKEGGESNDSDIGSWQ